The proteins below come from a single Arthrobacter crystallopoietes genomic window:
- a CDS encoding Gfo/Idh/MocA family oxidoreductase, whose product MAYIERTADPARPVRLALIGSGWMGAFHAESAATRIAGTRLEAIADPALGPATELADRLGVAKVTADPADLFADPDIDGVIIAAPVRFHASLIAAAAAAGKHVFCEKPAARTLEELDDALAAVAGAGVELQIGFNRRFAADFAEAKRSIDAGTVGEPRLLRSLTRDPNTTDTIPNADRTPQWTIFLETLIHDFDTLNWFNQGAVPEQVHVMADALVEPSLKDQGYLDTAVVTIRYSNGAIAVAEANFSALYGYDVRGEVFGSAGMVQAGSLQETAATTYTAHGSSGATPRLNVELFHDAYTGEIAHFAEIIRSRRDGTPAPEFAAPSGADARAALALVLACIRSVETGAPVNVADVDQPASAGKTAPAAAR is encoded by the coding sequence ATGGCATACATTGAACGGACCGCGGATCCGGCACGGCCGGTCCGGCTGGCCCTGATCGGTTCCGGCTGGATGGGCGCGTTCCATGCCGAAAGCGCCGCCACCCGGATCGCCGGAACACGGCTGGAAGCGATCGCCGATCCTGCCCTCGGTCCGGCCACTGAGCTCGCGGACCGGCTCGGGGTCGCAAAGGTTACGGCCGACCCTGCCGACCTGTTCGCCGATCCTGACATTGATGGCGTCATCATTGCCGCTCCCGTCCGCTTCCACGCGTCGCTGATCGCGGCCGCTGCTGCCGCCGGCAAACACGTCTTCTGCGAAAAGCCTGCAGCGCGCACGCTCGAAGAGCTGGACGACGCCCTTGCCGCCGTGGCCGGAGCCGGCGTCGAACTGCAGATCGGGTTCAACCGGAGGTTTGCGGCGGACTTTGCGGAGGCCAAGCGCAGTATCGATGCCGGAACGGTGGGCGAACCGCGGCTGCTGCGTTCCCTCACCCGCGACCCGAATACGACGGACACCATTCCGAACGCGGACCGCACTCCGCAGTGGACCATCTTCCTCGAGACCCTCATTCATGACTTCGACACCCTGAACTGGTTCAACCAGGGCGCGGTTCCGGAGCAGGTCCACGTCATGGCAGACGCGCTGGTGGAGCCTTCCCTCAAGGACCAGGGCTACCTCGACACCGCCGTCGTCACCATCCGCTACAGCAACGGGGCCATCGCCGTCGCCGAGGCCAACTTCAGCGCGCTCTACGGCTACGACGTCCGGGGCGAGGTTTTCGGTTCCGCAGGCATGGTCCAGGCCGGCTCGCTGCAGGAAACCGCGGCGACCACCTACACGGCCCACGGCTCCAGCGGCGCCACCCCGCGGCTGAACGTGGAGCTGTTCCACGATGCCTACACCGGCGAGATCGCCCACTTTGCCGAGATAATCCGCAGCCGGCGCGACGGTACGCCCGCGCCGGAGTTTGCCGCTCCAAGCGGTGCCGATGCGCGGGCGGCCCTCGCCCTCGTCCTGGCCTGCATCAGGTCCGTCGAGACCGGCGCCCCGGTGAATGTGGCCGACGTCGATCAGCCGGCTTCCGCCGGCAAGACTGCCCCGGCGGCCGCCCGATGA
- a CDS encoding LacI family DNA-binding transcriptional regulator, with translation MERERSAGTTPRRTTLADVAAAAGVSRALASIVMRGAEGAGQATRQRVLEVARELGYRPDSRARLLRSSRTRLLGVTFTVSEPFHGEIVESIYAAAEAAGFEVALSAVGERRPESRAVESLLDAGIEAALMISPSSASVELAAYAHRVPVVSLLSPVAAEGVDVVRSDDGAGVRAAVEHLVSLGHRDIAHVDGAAAVAASERRTAYEAAMREFGFGSSIRVVNGGAHEEDGIRAAGELLAGPPPDAIVAFNDRCALGVLEAVRRAGLKVPADLSVAGYDDSQLSRLSHVQLTTVSQEAPRLAEAAVACAAARLASEEPSGLVHQPLLVVRATTGPAPARV, from the coding sequence ATGGAGCGTGAGCGGTCCGCGGGGACAACCCCCCGCAGAACCACCTTGGCTGATGTGGCGGCGGCCGCGGGAGTCTCGCGCGCCCTGGCTTCGATTGTGATGCGTGGTGCCGAAGGGGCGGGACAGGCGACCAGGCAGCGCGTGCTCGAGGTGGCCCGCGAGCTGGGCTACCGGCCGGATTCGCGTGCCCGCCTGCTGCGCAGCAGCCGGACCCGTCTGCTCGGCGTCACCTTCACCGTGTCCGAGCCGTTCCATGGCGAGATTGTCGAATCCATCTACGCTGCGGCCGAGGCCGCCGGTTTCGAGGTGGCCCTCAGCGCCGTGGGCGAGCGACGGCCGGAGTCCCGGGCCGTGGAGTCGCTTTTGGATGCGGGCATCGAGGCCGCGTTGATGATCTCCCCGTCCTCCGCTTCCGTGGAGCTGGCAGCGTACGCGCACAGAGTGCCGGTGGTCAGTCTGCTCAGTCCCGTGGCGGCCGAGGGCGTGGACGTGGTCCGCAGCGACGACGGCGCCGGGGTCCGCGCAGCCGTGGAGCACCTGGTGTCCCTGGGCCACCGCGATATCGCGCATGTTGACGGGGCTGCTGCTGTTGCCGCTTCCGAACGCCGGACGGCCTACGAGGCAGCCATGCGGGAATTCGGGTTCGGTTCCTCGATCCGGGTGGTCAACGGGGGAGCACACGAAGAAGACGGCATCCGTGCCGCCGGCGAGCTGCTCGCAGGTCCGCCTCCGGATGCCATCGTCGCCTTCAACGACCGCTGCGCCCTCGGGGTACTCGAGGCCGTCCGGCGGGCCGGCCTAAAGGTGCCAGCGGATCTTTCCGTGGCGGGGTACGACGACAGCCAGCTTTCCCGCCTCAGCCACGTGCAGCTGACCACGGTCAGCCAGGAGGCCCCGCGGCTGGCAGAAGCCGCCGTGGCCTGTGCGGCGGCCCGGCTTGCTTCCGAGGAGCCTTCCGGCCTGGTGCATCAGCCGCTACTGGTGGTGCGCGCCACCACCGGACCGGCTCCCGCGCGCGTCTAG
- a CDS encoding MFS transporter, which translates to MRSSRGFIAALIVLCQSSQSLAYAGIALFLPLIRTELGLTFTQSGLFAIATTATYAAMQMPAGYLADRFGAKRVFLIGTLGVNLTALGFALLPSFGWLLLDQAVSGVFRSLMFAPGMVLMARQFPPERRATAMGLFVALGFTSNIFLNTLGPILVGPLGWRNLFLIFAALGLLFLVVYWKTPEAPGTAQDTRPVRLHELAALMKERILWLCGGIQFVRLAVTGGTAMWLPTYLVADKGMSLQAAGLVLAAGALLSAPANFLGGYIADRFNRPVAVIAAALVLISGTLLLIVQAQSPAALLVLVAVNQFLVQIYFGPLFDIPVRALGREFAGTISGFSNFWANVGALASLYLLGSAKDTLGSFDAGFFLLAGLCATALLLAVPVSRDLTRRTTTTAPGSVTAP; encoded by the coding sequence ATGAGGAGTTCCCGCGGCTTCATCGCCGCCCTGATCGTGCTCTGCCAAAGCTCCCAGTCCTTGGCGTATGCGGGCATCGCGCTGTTCCTGCCCCTGATCCGGACCGAGCTGGGGCTGACCTTCACTCAGTCCGGCCTCTTCGCCATCGCGACCACCGCCACCTACGCGGCCATGCAGATGCCGGCCGGTTACCTGGCCGACCGCTTCGGCGCCAAGCGGGTCTTCCTGATCGGCACGCTCGGCGTGAACCTGACCGCCCTGGGCTTTGCGCTGCTGCCCAGTTTCGGTTGGCTGCTGCTGGACCAGGCCGTTTCCGGGGTGTTCCGCTCGCTGATGTTCGCCCCGGGCATGGTGCTGATGGCCCGGCAATTCCCGCCTGAGCGCCGCGCCACCGCGATGGGCTTGTTCGTGGCACTGGGCTTCACCTCCAACATTTTCCTCAATACCCTGGGCCCGATCCTCGTGGGGCCCCTGGGCTGGCGCAATCTGTTCCTGATTTTCGCCGCGCTGGGTCTGCTCTTCCTGGTCGTCTACTGGAAAACGCCCGAGGCGCCCGGCACCGCACAGGACACCCGGCCCGTCCGCCTGCACGAGTTGGCCGCATTGATGAAGGAGCGGATCCTGTGGCTCTGCGGAGGCATCCAGTTTGTCCGCCTGGCGGTCACGGGCGGCACCGCGATGTGGCTGCCCACCTACCTCGTGGCGGACAAGGGCATGTCGCTGCAGGCCGCGGGGCTGGTCCTCGCCGCCGGCGCGCTGCTCTCGGCTCCGGCGAACTTCCTCGGCGGCTACATCGCCGACCGCTTCAACCGCCCGGTCGCGGTCATCGCCGCTGCCCTGGTGCTGATCAGCGGCACGCTGCTGCTGATCGTCCAGGCCCAGTCCCCCGCCGCCCTGCTGGTCCTGGTGGCGGTCAACCAGTTCCTGGTGCAGATCTATTTCGGTCCGCTGTTCGACATCCCGGTCCGCGCGCTCGGCCGCGAATTCGCCGGCACCATCAGCGGCTTCTCCAACTTCTGGGCCAACGTCGGCGCACTGGCCTCGCTGTACCTGCTCGGCTCCGCCAAGGACACGCTCGGCTCGTTCGACGCCGGATTCTTCCTCCTGGCCGGACTCTGCGCCACGGCCCTCCTCCTGGCAGTGCCCGTGTCGCGTGACCTCACCAGGCGAACGACGACGACGGCGCCAGGTTCCGTCACGGCACCCTAG
- a CDS encoding GNAT family N-acetyltransferase yields MEIRPYAETDAPATLSVFLAAVMETAAVHYSAEQIAAWARPAERDVNQWNLARTSLNTYVATIGFEVAGFADLGDDGYIDMMFVAPRFGRRGVAGALLTHLHGIALMAGTSELYTNASITARPFFERHGFTVVAEQHPVTLGVEMTNYKMTLPLQNGQGTTTPNP; encoded by the coding sequence ATGGAGATCCGGCCTTACGCCGAAACCGATGCGCCAGCTACTCTGAGCGTGTTTCTGGCAGCGGTGATGGAAACTGCTGCGGTCCACTACTCGGCGGAGCAGATCGCCGCATGGGCGCGACCCGCCGAACGGGACGTCAACCAATGGAACTTGGCGCGGACGTCGCTCAATACCTACGTGGCCACCATCGGGTTCGAGGTGGCCGGCTTCGCTGACCTCGGAGACGATGGATACATCGACATGATGTTTGTCGCCCCCAGGTTCGGTCGACGCGGCGTCGCCGGCGCCCTGCTGACGCATCTCCACGGCATTGCGTTAATGGCCGGCACGTCGGAGCTGTACACCAATGCGAGCATCACGGCACGGCCGTTCTTCGAGCGGCACGGGTTCACCGTGGTCGCCGAGCAGCACCCCGTCACACTCGGCGTAGAGATGACCAATTACAAAATGACGCTCCCGCTCCAGAACGGTCAAGGCACTACCACGCCAAATCCATGA
- a CDS encoding alanine racemase — MNPQQQVQQTRMISADDKGLPGDAAGRTVEEYVASGPDLADFWTPMLVLDEEALAHNVAFMAGWLGERDLELMPHGKTTMAPELWQQQLDAGATGITVANPSQLRVGRARSFNALLLANQLTDPNAIRWVAGELQDPECFIWSWLDNPAAIAVAEEALAGVTLARPLSVLVELGAPGGRTGCRSVDEAVALAEAVNASPVLRLAGVAGYEGALGHDRNEATLDFLHRYVSDLLELHQRISPLYDDGDVLVTCGGSNYPDVVSELFAQARKSDTARYVLRSGAYIIHDHGIYHALSPFDPDRASAGDESLMPAARAVCRVLSQPEPGLALLDGGKRDFPYDEGFPIPLTAVSRTTGQTSDLRGATVGGMNDQHSFLRTADGAEPAVGDLVVLGLSHPCTMFDKWRLIPAVESFTPGASAKVTRLIETFF; from the coding sequence TTGAACCCACAGCAGCAGGTACAGCAGACCCGGATGATCAGCGCGGATGACAAGGGGTTGCCCGGCGACGCGGCCGGCCGGACCGTTGAGGAGTACGTCGCGTCCGGTCCGGACCTGGCGGATTTCTGGACTCCCATGCTGGTGCTGGACGAGGAAGCCCTGGCGCACAATGTCGCGTTCATGGCCGGCTGGCTGGGCGAGCGGGACCTGGAACTGATGCCGCACGGCAAGACCACCATGGCGCCGGAGCTATGGCAGCAGCAGCTCGACGCGGGAGCCACGGGTATTACCGTGGCCAATCCGAGCCAGCTGCGGGTGGGGCGGGCCCGTTCCTTCAATGCGCTCCTGCTGGCCAACCAGCTCACGGACCCGAACGCCATCCGCTGGGTCGCCGGGGAACTTCAGGATCCGGAGTGCTTCATCTGGTCCTGGCTGGATAATCCCGCTGCCATCGCCGTTGCCGAAGAAGCCCTGGCCGGGGTCACGCTGGCCCGTCCGCTGTCCGTGCTGGTGGAGCTGGGTGCGCCGGGAGGGCGGACCGGTTGCCGCAGCGTGGACGAGGCAGTTGCGCTCGCCGAAGCGGTAAACGCCTCACCCGTCCTGCGGCTGGCAGGGGTGGCCGGCTACGAGGGAGCGCTCGGGCATGACCGGAACGAGGCGACGCTGGACTTCCTCCACCGTTACGTTTCTGATCTGTTGGAGCTGCACCAGAGGATCAGCCCTTTGTACGACGACGGCGACGTGCTGGTGACCTGCGGCGGCAGCAACTATCCCGACGTCGTGAGTGAGCTGTTCGCGCAAGCACGGAAGTCCGATACGGCCCGGTATGTCCTGCGGTCCGGCGCTTACATCATCCATGATCACGGGATCTACCATGCGCTGTCGCCCTTCGACCCGGACCGCGCGTCCGCTGGTGACGAAAGCCTGATGCCGGCGGCCCGCGCCGTCTGCCGGGTGCTGTCCCAGCCGGAGCCCGGGCTGGCCCTGCTCGACGGCGGCAAGCGGGACTTCCCCTATGACGAGGGTTTCCCGATCCCGCTGACCGCTGTGTCCCGGACAACGGGTCAGACTTCCGACCTGCGCGGAGCTACCGTGGGCGGGATGAATGACCAACACTCGTTCCTGCGAACGGCCGACGGCGCCGAGCCCGCCGTGGGGGACCTGGTGGTGCTGGGACTGTCGCACCCGTGCACCATGTTCGACAAATGGCGGCTGATCCCTGCCGTGGAGAGCTTCACGCCCGGAGCCAGCGCCAAGGTCACGCGGCTAATCGAGACCTTCTTCTAG
- a CDS encoding RecQ family ATP-dependent DNA helicase: MANVEQDISERPTTEQLRDIAEHSFGMETLREGQLEAMEAAVGGRDVLAVMPTGHGKSAVYQVPGMAMAGTAVVVSPLLALQRDQVEAINADLQAERAFAINSQVRAKAERSAWEAMENGEAKFIFLAPEQLAREETMARLAKQDISLFVVDEAHCISSWGHDFRPDYLTLTAVVKRLGHPPVIALTATASPQTRNEIVDRLGMRDPHIYVHSFDRPNLNLSVQRHHEERGKRDAVLDQLAELQGPGLLYAATRKDTEFYAAELAGRGLRADAYHAGRKASERAAIHERFHANEVDVVVATTAFGMGIDKPDVRFVVHADITDSLDSYYQEIGRAGRDGEPARAVLHYRSEDLGMQQFFVGGTPAEEDLAAVFEAVRDHSPIRAAGLREHTGLTPRKQTRVLNLLEHSGSIAVNRRGYRAVGSISTEEAVEQALAESESRRLIDKSRIEMARGYAETNTCRRDWLLNYFGEETDGYCGNCDNCEEGSKAEAEAHEAAMPEGYEIQRPVTHREWGHGIVMGTQPDRITVLFDSVGYRDLALKVIEEDEGLLTSDGGGAA; encoded by the coding sequence GTGGCAAACGTAGAACAAGACATTTCAGAACGGCCGACGACGGAACAGCTGCGGGACATCGCGGAGCATTCCTTCGGCATGGAGACCCTTCGCGAGGGCCAGCTCGAAGCCATGGAAGCAGCCGTTGGCGGCAGGGACGTTCTCGCCGTCATGCCCACCGGGCACGGAAAGTCGGCCGTGTATCAGGTGCCCGGCATGGCAATGGCGGGCACCGCCGTCGTTGTTTCGCCCCTTCTGGCACTCCAGCGCGACCAGGTGGAGGCCATCAACGCGGACCTGCAGGCGGAACGGGCCTTCGCCATCAACTCGCAGGTACGTGCCAAGGCAGAGCGTTCCGCGTGGGAGGCGATGGAGAACGGGGAGGCGAAGTTCATTTTCCTGGCGCCGGAGCAGCTGGCCCGCGAGGAGACCATGGCGCGGCTCGCCAAGCAGGACATCAGCCTGTTTGTAGTGGACGAGGCGCACTGCATCTCATCGTGGGGGCACGACTTCCGACCGGACTATCTCACGTTGACCGCAGTGGTGAAGCGGCTGGGCCATCCGCCGGTGATCGCACTGACCGCCACTGCCTCCCCGCAGACCCGCAACGAGATCGTGGACCGGCTGGGCATGCGCGATCCGCACATCTATGTGCACAGTTTTGACCGCCCCAACCTGAACCTTAGCGTGCAGCGCCACCACGAGGAACGCGGCAAGCGGGACGCTGTGCTGGACCAACTCGCGGAGCTCCAGGGGCCGGGTCTGCTCTACGCCGCCACGCGCAAGGACACCGAGTTCTACGCGGCGGAGCTCGCCGGGCGCGGGCTGCGGGCGGATGCCTACCACGCAGGCCGCAAGGCCTCCGAGCGCGCGGCCATCCATGAGCGCTTCCACGCCAACGAGGTGGACGTCGTGGTGGCCACCACCGCGTTCGGCATGGGTATCGACAAGCCGGACGTGCGGTTTGTCGTGCACGCGGACATCACCGACTCGCTGGACAGCTACTACCAGGAGATCGGTCGGGCAGGACGGGACGGCGAGCCCGCCCGCGCCGTGCTGCACTACCGCTCCGAGGACCTGGGGATGCAGCAGTTCTTTGTCGGCGGCACTCCGGCGGAAGAGGACCTGGCCGCGGTGTTCGAGGCCGTCCGGGACCACTCCCCCATCCGCGCCGCCGGGCTGCGCGAACACACCGGCCTGACCCCGCGGAAACAGACGCGGGTGCTGAATCTGCTTGAGCACAGCGGCAGTATCGCGGTGAACCGCAGGGGCTACCGCGCCGTCGGCTCCATCAGCACCGAGGAAGCCGTGGAGCAGGCGCTGGCCGAATCCGAGTCCCGGCGGCTGATCGACAAGTCGCGCATCGAAATGGCGCGCGGCTATGCCGAGACGAACACCTGCCGGCGGGACTGGCTGCTCAATTACTTCGGCGAGGAGACTGACGGCTACTGCGGCAACTGCGACAACTGCGAAGAGGGCTCTAAGGCTGAGGCCGAGGCGCACGAGGCTGCGATGCCGGAGGGCTACGAGATCCAGCGGCCGGTCACGCACCGCGAGTGGGGCCACGGGATTGTCATGGGCACCCAGCCGGACCGTATCACCGTGCTCTTCGACTCCGTGGGCTACCGGGACCTGGCATTGAAAGTCATCGAGGAAGATGAAGGTCTGCTGACGTCCGACGGCGGCGGCGCGGCTTAA
- a CDS encoding Hsp20/alpha crystallin family protein, whose translation MAELSKRHPFDARRSPGELLEPLRRLFDTEMESSSGIRVEEFVDGQTMVVRAELPGIDPDQDVDVSVSDGVLHIKAERREQTEHRDKDGYRSEFRYGSFTRDVTLPNGVNPDDINATYRDGVLEVRTPMPPKPAGTPPRRVQINRG comes from the coding sequence ATGGCTGAGCTCAGCAAGAGGCATCCCTTCGACGCCCGCAGGTCCCCCGGCGAACTGCTGGAACCGCTCCGTCGCCTCTTCGATACGGAAATGGAGTCCTCGTCCGGCATCCGGGTCGAGGAGTTTGTGGACGGCCAGACGATGGTGGTGCGGGCCGAGCTGCCGGGCATCGACCCGGACCAGGATGTGGACGTTTCCGTGTCGGACGGCGTCCTGCACATCAAAGCCGAGCGCCGGGAACAGACCGAGCACCGGGACAAGGACGGTTACCGCTCGGAGTTCAGGTACGGCTCATTCACCCGCGACGTCACGCTGCCCAATGGCGTTAACCCGGATGACATCAACGCCACGTACCGCGACGGCGTGCTGGAAGTCCGGACGCCGATGCCGCCCAAGCCTGCTGGAACTCCACCGCGCAGGGTGCAAATCAACCGCGGGTGA
- a CDS encoding ABC transporter ATP-binding protein translates to MVPTESINTISFGSGGGRGGGPDRAPSAAERDQAQHVSLRRIAALFRPYRWQLTLVTAIIIASSVVSMASPFLLRAVIDTALPEQDVRLLVFLTAGMLAVAVITAAFGVVQTWISTRIGQEVMHRLRSDVFAHLQRQSIGFFTRTRGGEVQSRITNDIGGMQTVVTSTATSIAANLTTVVATAVAMVALSWQLSLVSLLVMPPAVILTRKVATMRREITTRKQRELANMNVTIEESLSVSGIQLSKTLGTGPALAARFTESSGRLTDLELRSELAGRWRMATMSIIFAAVPAVIYLAAGLPATAANMTIGTVVAFTALQSGLFRPLMGLLNVGITLTSSLALFARIFEYLDLPVEIKDPASPAVVVPADLKGHVRFEDVSFSYPGSGLPAIDGVSLDVPAGTTLALVGQTGSGKSTLASMAARLHDPAAGRITIDGVDIRTMALADLASVVGMVSQDTYLLHTTVRENLRYAKPDATDEQIEQAARDAQIHEHIMALPDGYDTIVGSRGHRFSGGEKQRIAIARTLLRNPQVLILDEATSALDTRTERAVQEAFDRLAQGRTTITIAHRLSTVRNADQIAVLDGGRIVETGTHHTLVEENGRYAALAA, encoded by the coding sequence GTGGTTCCCACGGAATCCATCAATACCATTAGCTTCGGCTCCGGCGGCGGCCGGGGCGGCGGACCGGACCGCGCGCCCTCCGCTGCCGAACGCGACCAGGCACAGCACGTTTCGCTGCGGCGTATCGCGGCGCTGTTCCGCCCCTACCGCTGGCAGCTCACGCTGGTCACCGCCATTATCATCGCGTCCTCCGTGGTCTCGATGGCCTCGCCCTTCCTGCTGCGCGCCGTCATCGACACCGCGCTGCCCGAGCAGGACGTCCGGCTGCTGGTTTTCCTAACCGCCGGCATGCTGGCCGTCGCCGTCATCACGGCCGCTTTCGGCGTGGTTCAGACCTGGATCAGCACCCGGATCGGGCAGGAGGTGATGCACCGGCTGCGCTCGGACGTGTTCGCGCACCTGCAGCGCCAGTCCATCGGCTTCTTCACCCGCACCCGCGGCGGCGAAGTGCAGTCCCGCATCACCAACGACATCGGCGGCATGCAGACGGTGGTCACCTCCACTGCCACGAGCATCGCGGCCAACCTGACCACTGTGGTGGCCACCGCCGTCGCCATGGTGGCCCTGTCCTGGCAGCTGAGCCTGGTCTCGCTGCTGGTGATGCCACCGGCCGTGATCCTTACCCGCAAGGTCGCAACCATGCGGCGCGAAATCACCACCCGCAAGCAGCGCGAGCTGGCGAACATGAACGTCACCATCGAAGAGTCCCTCTCCGTCAGCGGCATCCAGCTCAGCAAGACTCTGGGCACCGGACCGGCGCTGGCCGCCCGCTTCACCGAGTCCTCAGGCCGGCTGACCGATCTGGAACTGCGCTCCGAACTCGCCGGCCGCTGGCGCATGGCCACCATGAGCATCATCTTCGCGGCCGTCCCCGCCGTCATCTACCTGGCCGCGGGCCTGCCTGCCACCGCCGCGAACATGACCATCGGTACCGTGGTGGCGTTCACCGCGCTGCAGAGCGGACTGTTCCGGCCCCTGATGGGACTGCTGAACGTCGGCATCACACTGACCAGCTCGCTGGCCCTGTTCGCGCGCATCTTTGAGTACCTCGACCTGCCGGTGGAGATCAAGGACCCCGCCTCCCCCGCCGTCGTTGTTCCTGCCGATCTCAAGGGTCACGTGCGGTTCGAGGACGTCAGCTTCAGCTACCCGGGCAGCGGACTTCCCGCGATCGACGGCGTGAGCCTGGACGTCCCGGCCGGCACTACCCTGGCGCTGGTGGGGCAGACCGGTTCGGGCAAGAGCACGCTCGCTTCCATGGCCGCCCGGCTTCATGATCCCGCTGCCGGCCGCATCACGATCGATGGCGTGGACATCCGCACCATGGCGCTGGCGGACCTGGCCTCGGTGGTCGGCATGGTCAGCCAGGACACCTACCTGCTGCACACCACCGTGCGCGAAAACCTGCGCTATGCCAAGCCGGATGCCACCGACGAACAGATCGAACAGGCCGCCCGCGACGCGCAGATCCACGAGCACATCATGGCGCTGCCGGACGGCTACGACACCATAGTCGGCTCCCGCGGCCACCGCTTCTCCGGCGGCGAAAAGCAGCGCATCGCGATCGCCCGGACGCTGCTGCGCAACCCCCAGGTGCTCATCCTCGACGAGGCCACCAGCGCGCTGGACACCCGGACCGAGCGAGCCGTGCAGGAAGCCTTCGACCGGCTGGCGCAGGGGCGGACCACCATCACCATCGCGCACCGGCTCTCCACCGTCCGCAACGCTGACCAGATTGCAGTGCTCGACGGCGGACGGATCGTTGAGACCGGGACGCACCATACCCTGGTGGAAGAAAACGGCCGTTACGCCGCGCTGGCTGCCTGA
- a CDS encoding MarR family winged helix-turn-helix transcriptional regulator: MADENLLDSFWAVARRLRHLSRDALAPWDVAPSQSRALGMLRRHGQLRLGELSERLHIVPRSATEVVDGLQERGWCVRQPDPADRRATVVTLTDAGRELSEAIRAAQLEQAEKFFAVLAHEERAELAATLGRLLRSEEDAALTADRASENSAQ; encoded by the coding sequence GTGGCTGATGAAAACCTGCTGGATTCTTTTTGGGCCGTAGCCCGGCGGCTGCGGCACCTCTCCCGGGACGCGCTAGCGCCGTGGGATGTTGCACCATCACAGTCGCGGGCACTGGGAATGCTCAGGCGCCACGGCCAGCTGCGGCTGGGGGAGCTCTCCGAACGCCTCCACATTGTTCCGCGCTCCGCCACCGAAGTCGTGGACGGACTGCAGGAGCGGGGCTGGTGCGTGCGCCAGCCGGATCCGGCCGACCGCCGTGCCACCGTTGTCACCCTGACCGACGCCGGCCGCGAGCTGTCCGAGGCCATTCGTGCCGCGCAGCTGGAGCAGGCCGAGAAGTTCTTCGCGGTCCTGGCCCACGAGGAGCGCGCCGAGCTAGCGGCCACCTTGGGCCGGCTCCTGCGGAGCGAAGAAGACGCCGCCCTGACCGCCGACCGGGCGTCCGAGAACAGCGCCCAGTAG
- a CDS encoding response regulator transcription factor: MDEAARAQPDSAEGTIKVFILDDHELVRRGLQDLLEGEGFEVIGQSGSAREATGLIPVLRPDVSILDARLPDGTGIEVCRDVLSVDPSLRCVILTSYDDERSLRSAVIAGALGYVLKQIVGTDLVAELRKAANGESLFEPDLKARILQGLARPEAADPRLEALSPQELRILALIGEGLTNRQIGDQLFLAEKTVKNYVSSILAKLGFERRTQAAVFVAKAAGEAQPDGTG; the protein is encoded by the coding sequence GTGGACGAAGCAGCGCGCGCTCAGCCGGATTCGGCGGAGGGCACCATCAAGGTTTTTATTCTCGATGACCACGAGCTGGTCAGGCGCGGCCTCCAGGACCTGCTGGAGGGCGAGGGCTTCGAGGTCATTGGACAGTCAGGATCGGCGCGGGAGGCAACGGGTCTGATTCCGGTCCTGCGCCCTGACGTGTCCATTCTCGATGCGCGGTTGCCGGACGGCACCGGGATCGAGGTCTGCCGGGACGTGCTCTCGGTGGATCCGTCGCTGCGGTGCGTGATTCTGACAAGTTACGACGACGAACGTTCCCTGCGCAGCGCCGTCATCGCCGGGGCGCTGGGCTACGTGCTCAAGCAGATCGTCGGAACAGATCTTGTGGCGGAGCTGCGCAAGGCCGCCAACGGGGAGTCGCTTTTCGAACCGGACCTGAAGGCCCGGATCCTGCAGGGCCTGGCCCGGCCCGAGGCGGCGGATCCCCGGCTGGAGGCACTGAGCCCGCAGGAGCTGCGCATTTTGGCGCTGATCGGCGAGGGCTTGACCAACCGGCAGATCGGCGACCAGCTGTTCCTGGCCGAGAAGACGGTCAAGAACTACGTGTCCTCCATCCTGGCTAAGCTCGGGTTCGAACGCCGGACGCAGGCGGCGGTATTCGTGGCCAAGGCCGCCGGCGAAGCGCAGCCGGACGGGACCGGCTAA